From Hartmannibacter diazotrophicus, a single genomic window includes:
- a CDS encoding ethanolamine ammonia-lyase subunit EutB, whose translation MSSYSVLLGNERHVFADLKAVMAAASPLKSGDCLAGIAAETNERRVAARFCLADIPLKTFLEDLLIPYEADEVTRLIVDGHDRQAFAPVSHMTVGQFRDWLLSYEATSEALTALAPGLTPEMVAAVSKIMRNQDLIAVAAKCRVVTAFRSTVGLPGRLSSRLQPNHPTDDPEGVAGSTLDGLLYGIGDAVIGINPATDNLDACIRLMHLFDRLRERFEIPTQSCVLTHVTTSIQAIEKGAPLDLVFQSVAGTEAANKGFGIDLSVLREGREAALSLKRGTVGDNVMYLETGQGSALSADAHHGVDQQTCEVRAYAVARELKPLLVNTVVGFIGPEYLYDAKQIIRAGLEDHFCGKLLGLPMGVDVCYTNHAEADQDDMDNLMVLLAAAGVNFLIAVPGADDVMLNYQSLAYHDIVSLRHMFKKPPAPEFEGWLKRMEMLDGQGRLAPSAAAGPFSRNLLSYKASA comes from the coding sequence ATGTCCTCCTATTCCGTGCTTCTTGGCAACGAACGCCACGTCTTCGCCGATCTGAAGGCCGTCATGGCCGCGGCCTCGCCGCTGAAATCGGGCGATTGCCTCGCCGGCATCGCCGCCGAAACCAACGAGCGCCGCGTCGCCGCGCGCTTCTGCCTCGCCGACATTCCGCTGAAGACCTTCCTTGAGGATCTGCTGATCCCCTATGAGGCGGACGAGGTCACCCGGCTGATCGTCGACGGTCACGACCGGCAGGCCTTCGCGCCTGTTTCGCACATGACCGTCGGCCAGTTCCGCGACTGGCTGCTCTCCTACGAGGCGACGAGTGAGGCGCTGACGGCCCTCGCGCCCGGCCTGACGCCGGAAATGGTCGCTGCCGTCTCCAAGATCATGCGCAACCAGGACCTCATCGCCGTCGCTGCCAAATGCCGGGTGGTGACGGCCTTCCGCTCCACCGTCGGACTGCCGGGGCGGCTTTCCAGCCGCCTGCAGCCGAACCACCCGACCGACGATCCGGAGGGCGTCGCCGGCTCGACGCTGGACGGCCTTCTCTACGGCATCGGCGATGCGGTCATCGGCATCAATCCGGCGACCGACAACCTCGATGCCTGCATCAGGCTGATGCACCTCTTCGACCGCCTGCGCGAGCGCTTCGAGATCCCGACCCAGTCCTGCGTCCTGACCCACGTGACCACCTCGATCCAGGCGATCGAGAAAGGCGCGCCGCTCGACCTCGTCTTCCAGTCCGTCGCCGGCACCGAGGCCGCCAACAAGGGCTTCGGCATCGACCTTTCCGTGCTGCGCGAAGGACGCGAGGCGGCGCTGTCGCTGAAACGCGGCACCGTCGGCGACAACGTCATGTATCTGGAGACGGGACAGGGCAGCGCGCTTTCGGCCGACGCCCACCATGGCGTCGACCAGCAGACCTGCGAGGTGCGCGCCTATGCCGTCGCCCGCGAGTTGAAGCCGCTGCTCGTCAACACGGTCGTCGGTTTCATCGGCCCGGAATATCTCTACGACGCCAAGCAGATCATCCGGGCGGGCCTCGAAGACCATTTCTGCGGCAAGCTGCTCGGCCTGCCGATGGGCGTCGACGTCTGCTACACCAACCACGCCGAGGCCGACCAGGACGACATGGACAACCTGATGGTCCTGCTCGCCGCCGCCGGGGTCAATTTCCTCATTGCCGTGCCCGGCGCCGACGACGTGATGCTGAACTACCAGAGCCTTGCCTACCACGACATCGTCAGCCTCAGGCACATGTTCAAAAAGCCGCCGGCGCCCGAGTTCGAAGGCTGGCTGAAGCGCATGGAAATGCTCGACGGCCAGGGTCGCCTTGCGCCCTCCGCCGCGGCCGGCCCCTTCTCGCGCAATCTCCTCAGCTACAAGGCGTCCGCATGA
- the eutC gene encoding ethanolamine ammonia-lyase subunit EutC: protein MSNAPEPVNIFDPFARFRNATRARIGIGRTGDAMPTRAVLDFQLAHARARDAVHGKVNFDAMAERLAPLSVIRVRSTAPDRTTYLSRPDYGRRVHPDDLAEMTPGDHDVAFVIADGLSAAAVEHHAEAVLKTCLKRMGDLSVAPIVLASQARVAFGDEAGAALGAKLVVVLIGERPGLSVPDSLGAYVTFAPKVGRRDSERNCVSNIHADGLDPEAAADKIVWLAREGLRLKLTGVDLKENADGAILPTRAGAPSLA from the coding sequence ATGAGCAACGCCCCCGAGCCTGTCAACATTTTCGATCCCTTCGCCCGCTTTCGCAATGCGACCCGCGCGAGGATCGGCATCGGCCGCACCGGCGACGCCATGCCGACCCGCGCCGTGCTGGATTTCCAGCTCGCCCATGCGCGCGCCCGCGATGCCGTGCACGGCAAGGTGAATTTCGACGCGATGGCTGAGCGCCTTGCCCCGCTCTCCGTCATCCGCGTCCGATCGACCGCGCCGGACCGGACAACCTATCTCTCGCGTCCCGACTATGGCCGCCGCGTTCATCCCGACGATCTTGCGGAGATGACCCCCGGCGACCATGACGTCGCCTTCGTCATCGCCGACGGCCTGTCCGCCGCCGCCGTCGAGCACCATGCCGAGGCTGTGCTGAAAACCTGCCTGAAGCGCATGGGCGATCTTTCCGTCGCCCCGATCGTTCTCGCCAGCCAGGCCCGCGTTGCCTTCGGCGACGAGGCAGGAGCTGCGCTTGGGGCCAAGCTCGTCGTTGTTCTGATCGGCGAGCGGCCGGGTCTTTCGGTGCCGGACAGCCTCGGCGCCTATGTCACCTTCGCCCCGAAGGTCGGGCGGCGCGACAGCGAGCGCAATTGCGTCTCCAACATCCATGCCGACGGCCTCGATCCGGAGGCCGCCGCCGACAAAATCGTCTGGCTTGCTCGCGAGGGCCTGCGGCTGAAGCTCACCGGCGTCGACCTGAAGGAGAATGCGGACGGCGCGATACTGCCGACACGCGCCGGTGCCCCCTCGCTCGCCTGA